The following are from one region of the Nostoc cf. commune SO-36 genome:
- a CDS encoding Uma2 family endonuclease yields MTYISPKALTFEDFISQYQDNPRYELADGELVDMEPTGPHETVSGKLATQIGIYLVAEQLPWFIPRTCLIYPFADTATTRRPDIVVLDETVLDREPLWEREPVITLGRSIKLVVEVVSTNWETDYARKVEEYALLGIPEYWIVDYRGLGGVAFIGKPKQPTLTICQLVEDTYIQQQYRLNQAINSPLLPGLQLRLNDILPR; encoded by the coding sequence ATGACATATATCTCCCCAAAAGCTCTCACATTTGAAGATTTTATCTCCCAATACCAAGACAATCCTCGCTATGAACTAGCAGATGGAGAACTAGTTGACATGGAACCTACCGGCCCTCACGAAACGGTGAGTGGTAAACTTGCAACCCAAATTGGCATCTACCTTGTTGCAGAACAACTCCCCTGGTTTATTCCTCGCACTTGTTTAATTTATCCCTTTGCAGATACAGCTACAACTCGTCGTCCTGATATTGTGGTTCTTGATGAAACCGTTCTCGATCGTGAACCCCTTTGGGAGCGAGAACCCGTAATTACTCTTGGACGCTCAATTAAATTGGTGGTGGAAGTCGTTAGTACCAACTGGGAAACCGACTATGCAAGGAAAGTTGAGGAATATGCGCTTTTAGGCATCCCTGAATATTGGATTGTAGATTATCGGGGATTGGGCGGTGTAGCATTTATTGGTAAACCTAAACAACCTACATTAACTATTTGTCAATTAGTTGAAGACACCTATATTCAACAACAATACCGACTAAATCAAGCAATTAATTCGCCACTGTTACCTGGGTTGCAACTTCGCTTAAATGATATTCTCCCTCGTTAA
- a CDS encoding PIN domain-containing protein, with protein sequence MTDNTYFIDTNVWLYRLFDDKKIEVAERDRKRNIAISITSNEGIIISTQVVNEVSANLLKKAAFNEEQIKAVIQSLYRRCTVVEFNLNIFESASDIRSRYNFSFWDGLIVACALSARSSILYSEDMQDGLIVAGQLEIVNPFKLR encoded by the coding sequence ATGACTGATAATACATATTTTATTGATACAAATGTTTGGCTCTATCGTTTATTTGATGACAAAAAGATAGAAGTGGCAGAAAGAGACAGAAAACGTAATATTGCTATTTCAATTACGTCAAATGAAGGAATCATTATCAGTACGCAGGTTGTGAATGAGGTTTCTGCTAATTTGCTGAAAAAAGCAGCTTTTAACGAAGAGCAAATCAAAGCTGTGATTCAGTCGCTTTATCGCCGTTGCACTGTGGTAGAGTTCAACTTAAATATTTTTGAATCTGCATCAGATATCCGCAGTCGATATAATTTCTCTTTTTGGGATGGTTTAATTGTTGCTTGTGCGCTGTCGGCAAGATCAAGTATTCTTTATTCTGAAGATATGCAGGATGGGTTAATAGTAGCTGGTCAATTAGAAATTGTGAATCCGTTTAAATTAAGGTAG
- a CDS encoding APC family permease yields the protein MAKSIVSTKRLGNQLINWLLEEDRREKEGPYRKEEPHRQHSWWRVMCLTGVDYFSTLGYQPGIAALAAGALSPVATLILVLLTLFGALPIYRRIAAESPHGEGSIAMLERLLPWWQGKLLVLCLLGFVATDFIITITLSAADATAHVIENPLTPLWLHNQTIAITLILVALLGGVFLRGFREAIGIAVVLVGAYLLLNFIVVNVGAYQILTHPEAIANWQTALFTRNSNPLILIGISLLIFPKLALGLSGFETGVTVMPLVKGSNNDTLHHPKGRIRNTRKLLTTAALIMSFFLLTTSFITTLLIPTAEFASGGKANGRALAYLAHQHLGDGFGTIYDLSTISILWFAGASAMAGLLNIVPRYLPRYGMAPNWARATRPLVLVYTAIAFVVTIIFRANVEAQGGAYATGVLVLITSAAFAVTLSAHRHSQKRARLVFAIITLLFLYTTIVNIIERPEGIRIAGFFIGTIIFTSLVSRVWRSTELRADRIEVDELAGQFLAEESQGAIRLIANRLNKGDVLEYFLKEKEVREDNHIPPNDPILFLEIQVSDASEFADIIKVKGVQVGDYRILRAESAAVPNAIAALLLYIRDQTGKIPHAYFGWVEGNPIQYLLRFILFGEGDIAVVTREVLRRAEKDPHKRPGIHVGG from the coding sequence ATGGCTAAATCAATTGTTTCAACAAAACGGCTCGGCAACCAGTTAATCAACTGGTTGCTTGAAGAAGATCGACGAGAGAAGGAAGGGCCTTACCGCAAGGAAGAACCACATCGTCAACATTCTTGGTGGCGGGTGATGTGCTTGACTGGTGTAGATTATTTCTCCACCCTTGGCTATCAACCTGGGATTGCAGCACTGGCTGCGGGCGCTCTTTCTCCTGTAGCTACCCTGATTCTAGTTTTGCTGACGCTCTTTGGAGCATTGCCAATCTATCGGCGCATTGCTGCCGAAAGCCCTCATGGTGAAGGGTCGATCGCCATGTTAGAGCGTTTGCTCCCCTGGTGGCAAGGCAAATTACTTGTGCTGTGCTTACTAGGCTTTGTGGCAACCGACTTTATTATTACCATTACCTTGTCGGCTGCTGATGCCACAGCCCATGTCATCGAAAATCCACTGACACCACTTTGGCTGCACAATCAGACGATCGCAATCACTCTAATTTTAGTTGCATTACTTGGCGGAGTTTTCTTGAGAGGTTTCCGAGAAGCGATTGGTATTGCAGTAGTTTTGGTGGGAGCTTATTTACTGTTAAACTTCATTGTCGTTAACGTTGGTGCGTATCAAATTTTAACTCACCCAGAAGCGATCGCTAATTGGCAGACTGCACTTTTTACCCGCAATTCTAACCCTTTAATCCTCATCGGCATATCTCTCCTCATATTCCCCAAGCTAGCGCTGGGATTGTCTGGTTTTGAGACTGGTGTTACTGTTATGCCTCTAGTCAAAGGTAGCAACAACGACACTCTACACCATCCCAAGGGGCGGATTCGGAATACACGCAAGCTGCTGACCACTGCTGCTCTGATTATGAGCTTCTTTTTGCTTACCACTAGTTTTATAACCACTCTACTGATTCCAACCGCAGAATTTGCATCTGGGGGCAAAGCTAACGGACGGGCCCTTGCTTACCTAGCACATCAGCATTTGGGTGATGGTTTTGGCACAATTTACGATTTAAGTACTATTTCTATTTTGTGGTTTGCAGGTGCATCAGCAATGGCAGGGTTGCTGAATATTGTACCTCGCTACCTACCACGCTATGGCATGGCCCCCAATTGGGCACGAGCAACACGTCCTTTAGTGTTGGTCTACACAGCGATCGCTTTTGTTGTCACAATTATTTTCAGAGCAAACGTGGAAGCCCAAGGTGGGGCTTACGCAACTGGTGTACTGGTGTTAATCACCTCAGCCGCCTTTGCCGTAACTTTATCAGCCCACCGTCATAGCCAGAAACGGGCAAGACTTGTATTTGCCATCATCACACTGTTATTTTTATACACCACCATTGTCAATATCATCGAAAGACCAGAAGGGATTAGAATCGCTGGGTTTTTTATCGGCACGATCATTTTTACCTCCCTGGTTTCTCGTGTTTGGCGTTCAACAGAACTACGAGCAGACCGGATCGAAGTTGACGAACTTGCTGGTCAATTCCTTGCCGAAGAGAGCCAGGGAGCAATCCGACTGATTGCAAATCGGTTGAATAAGGGTGATGTTCTCGAGTATTTTTTAAAAGAGAAAGAGGTACGCGAGGATAACCATATTCCCCCCAACGATCCAATTCTTTTTTTAGAGATTCAGGTATCAGATGCTTCGGAATTTGCCGATATCATCAAAGTAAAAGGGGTGCAAGTTGGTGATTATCGCATCCTCCGGGCTGAGAGTGCCGCAGTACCCAATGCGATCGCAGCTTTACTACTCTATATTCGTGATCAAACAGGTAAGATTCCCCATGCTTACTTCGGTTGGGTTGAGGGAAACCCCATACAATACTTACTGCGTTTTATCTTGTTTGGTGAAGGTGACATTGCTGTAGTTACCCGTGAAGTACTCCGTCGGGCTGAAAAGGATCCGCATAAGCGTCCTGGGATTCATGTTGGGGGTTGA